A section of the Saccopteryx leptura isolate mSacLep1 chromosome 6, mSacLep1_pri_phased_curated, whole genome shotgun sequence genome encodes:
- the PET100 gene encoding protein PET100 homolog, mitochondrial encodes MGVKLEVFRMTLYLTFPVAMFWIANQAEWFEDSVIQRKRELWPPEKEDQRQELEEFKERIRKQREEKLLRAAQQSS; translated from the exons ATGGGAGTGAAGTTGGAGGTGTTTCGG ATGACACTCTACCTCACCTTCCCTGTGGCCATGTTCTGGATTGCCAATCAGGCCGAGTGGTTTGAGGACTCTGTCATACAGCGCAAG AGGGAGCTGTGGCCACCTGAGAAGGAGGACCAG CGCCAAGAGCTAGAAGAATTCAAAGAGAGGATACGGAAACAGCGGGAGGAAAAGCTTCTTCGTGCTGCCCAGCAGAGCTCCTGA